A stretch of DNA from Perca fluviatilis chromosome 15, GENO_Pfluv_1.0, whole genome shotgun sequence:
TACATAGGCTATTCGGTATTTGTATAGTTCATATCTAGGTTATTCTTTGTTGTTTTCGGCACCATTTTCCATATTTATCCTGCATTGATGTTCATCCAATAGAGGGCAGCATAAGCCAGCTGATGCTGTATTTATTCACCACTCTTCCCTTCTACAGTATGTCGATGTATGTGGAGAAGCCAGAGCAGTTTTAAATATTTCGTATTACAtaaatcatattattttagttattttgtatattgtattttCAGATACCATTCCACGTGTTCACTGTGCAGTGTTTTCAAAAGACTGCGGACAGTCATATAACCATGATACTCAAATGGTTCTCTATAGGGTATTTACACTGATTACAAATATACTTATAAAGCTATTTTAGAGCACTTTAATAGTGACTTTTGTTTCACAGTAGGTGAGGTGTTGGAAGTAAATCAATGCATTAAGTCATGGATGTGGAGCTTTTATGTCATTCATTTTCCAAAGGACTACAACTGAATCCCAAATGTCCAGATTGCTGCTCTTAAAAAAAGGTTGCCAGTTGAGAATTGAGATGTTTGATACGCATGGCTTTGTTTGAAAAGGTGAAATAAAGGCAACTGATGAAAGTGCGTCCTATGACCTAATTGCACACCACCAGGGAGCTAGTGACTGGACTGTGGTTCCACTGTTGAGTTGAATGGTGATGGTGCAATGCTGTACTTTGATTTCTCTAACCAAGGTTTTCTTCAAGGGAAGTTGAGCCATCATAAACAGTATCAAGCATATGAACAATAGCTACTATAAGTGCAGATGCAgtaaatctgaaaaaaacaattcaTGGATCACAATGATACTGCTGAGAACACGTAACAGATGGTTGAGCTGCTAATAGTTTGTAAGAAAAACACAATTGATTGTGTCAAGCCAATACCTTCTATTTTGTGTTCTACGGGGCTCAATAGATATTAAAGGCCAAATAAGTGTTTCTCATATGAATTATGAGAGAAGCCTATGAGAATATTGAATCGCAGATTTGCTTGGATTGAGGTGGCACCTGGTCTGGatattattattagtcataGTTTTATTATCTTTACTGTagaattgccactgttcatcatgtaATTCCATTATACCCACTGCTATAATTACTATTAGTCATATTTCTATAGCCTAATTATTATAGTTCGCCATTATTGTAGTtgtggtgtctctctctctctctctctctctctctctctctctctttctctctctctctccacaagCCAAATAATTTGGGATATGCTGCTAattaaaagttgtttaaacaacaTAGACCTCTTGTTAACTCTAGATTTTGTGATAAATCTTACAAAGCTTATTAGGTAGGCTGCACACAGGAGgctattataataataacaacaacaataataataataataataataataataataattaataataattaataatagttaataataattaataataataatataagctTAAAGTTTTAGTTTATTaaattcaaattgaaaattaCTTGTGACTTGGTGTGGTCATGTATTTCAAACTAGTCTTCAGAACCATCCCGATAAGTTTATCTCTTGCAAGCTGCAACATGTTATTTGGAACCAATCCAAATACATTTGCAGCCTATCTTGGAGTTGGCACGGGTGTGCCCATGCCATGTTTCATGTATAAAACACACGGTTAGGGTTGTTAGGGTTGATCACAATTCAACCAAGCAATCAGCAAGCAAGATGAGTCTCAGCGCTAAGGACAAGGACACAGTCAAGCTCTTCTGGGCTAAAGTGGCTGACAAGGCAGAGGAGGTCGGCTCTGATGCTCTGTCCAGGTAAATACCATCCCAAAATGACTGATGTAACCTGCTCCTAAATACCTCTTCATTTTTTTATCCATGTAAATACTTACTCGGGGCTACTCATATTTTTTATCCAGGATGCTGGCGGTGTACCCGCAGACCAAGACTTACTTCAGCCACTGGAAGGATCTGAGCCCCGGCTCTGCGCCGGTGAATAAGCATGGAAAGACCATCATGCTTGGAGTTGGACAAGCTGTGGCCAGCATCGACGACCTGAATGCGGGTCTTCTGACCCTCAGTGAGCTGCATGCCTTCACTCTGCGAGTGGACCCTGCCAACTTCAAGGTAGCTAATTGATGATGATTAACACATGGCagtagagaggagagagcagaggagaaagTTAGATATCAGTGATGCACAGAACATGCTGTTCGTTGTCCTTTTCAAAAtccaattaaaaaaagtcacttAGAATTTTTATATTGGGGTTTATACACAAGGTCCAATGTCTACAGTCATCATGTAGGCTAAATCTTAAGTAACGATTGAGTAAATGCCTTTATCCTCTTTTTACAGATTCTCTCTCACTGCATCCTTGTGGTCATGTCCATCAAGTTCCCCAACGACTTCACCCCTGAGGTCCATGTCGCTCTAGACAAGTTCCTGGCTGCTCTGGCCCGTGCCCTGTCtgaaaaatacagataaactgcAAACAGGAGCAGATGACGGACACTGCAGCGGCTTGGATACTCTTTGTctgtataaatataaataaaagatcAAATGCAATGAAACAGTGTGTGGTGGAGTGAATTTATATCGTGCAGGAATAGATTGAAATGTTTAAGTCCGGTCAACAGCACGCATATTATCATTTCATTGGAATTTAAATTTGGAAAAACGCATGTCAGCCATATTTCAACAATATTAATCCATGCATAAAATCCTATagaaaaatgcagagtacaAGGTTTTTCGTACAGCATCTAAAGAAGCAGTATAGCTGTTTGGGTTAAAAACCTAGGCTATTTGAATTTTCGTTAATTAAGACAAAAGtaggggagaccagggacagttgTAACAGGGGACGGTTGTAACACCTTGAATTCCTCCAATCAGAAACAACCTAGAGTGATGACACTCACTGTGCTTGTGCTCTGTCAGTTTCCCTCCATTCTCCCAAAGAGGGAGCCACATTTGAAACTTCCTGACTGACTTATCAACAAAAGTTGTTTTTGAGGTAAAAAACTACTTTTCTTTGTGATGTACTTTTTGGATGCTGTTATGAGATCAAGTGTCCATGAATTCATACAAGTATTATTAGGATCACTGTTTTGTAAGCTAAAATTAGAAATGGCTAACAAGTGTCAAACTAGCATTTTAGCTAGCTCACATGAGATAAGTGTGTTGGTGATACTGGATGGACGGTTGTAACGCCACGTTACAACCGTCCCAGTATCACCAACCAACTTCTTATTATATCTTAAAAACTTATCAAGCTAAAAAAACTGCATATTTTGCTGTGACACCAGAGGTTCTGTCAACCTCTACAACTCCTTCACCCATTGTGGCAACGGTGGCATCCTCCATGCCACTTAGAGCATCATCCCCTGTCACACCTATGGTGTCTGAGCCTGAGCCAACCTCCTCTGCTATGGACACAACTTTTTCACCCGTGTCCATCCGTCCACACCCAAAAGCTGGGCCAAGAAAGCAGACGACAAAGGGCAGGAAAAGAAGGGAAACCGCTGTCCTAACAGAAACTCCCGTGAAAAAACAACTGGAGGCTGAGAAAAGCAGGTCTGCAGCTAAAAGAAAAGTGAATTtcggcaacaacaaaaaatccaAACCGAAGAAGCTGAAAATTCAGGACTCGTCTGATGATGAAAATGAATACTGCATTGTGTGCTTGGAGAGCTTCTCCAGGCCAAGGGAGGTCTGGCTCCAGTGCTGGTCCTGTAAAGCCTGGGCACACAAGGACTGCACAGATGGACGTGATTTCTACACTTGCCACAACTGTGACTCGGACTAGGCCTACCGAGC
This window harbors:
- the LOC120574106 gene encoding hemoglobin subunit alpha-1-like, whose amino-acid sequence is MSLSAKDKDTVKLFWAKVADKAEEVGSDALSRMLAVYPQTKTYFSHWKDLSPGSAPVNKHGKTIMLGVGQAVASIDDLNAGLLTLSELHAFTLRVDPANFKILSHCILVVMSIKFPNDFTPEVHVALDKFLAALARALSEKYR